Proteins encoded in a region of the Elusimicrobiota bacterium genome:
- the secA gene encoding preprotein translocase subunit SecA, with product MLNEILKSIFGTKDLRVINKLGPLVEVINSLEEEIEKLSDEQLKNKTDEFKKRLAEGESLNDILAEAFACAREASKRTIKLRHYDVQLVGGMVLHEGKIAEMKTGEGKTLVATLPAYLNALTGKGVHIVTVNDYLAKRDPAWMGPVFQALGLTVGYIQHDMTPEERQKMYQCDITYVTNNEIGFDYLRDNMVIKKDERVLRPMYFAVVDEVDSILIDEARTPLIISGPAEESTEKYVLANRLVPHLRGKFVTDAEEMEAKYKGIDLAKGYDFIVDEKAHSVTLTETGVTKCERLLGIENLYDDLESEWVHHITAALRAHNLFKRDVDYVIKDGQVIIVDEFTGRLMPGRRWSDGLHQAVESKENLRVAEENQTLATITFQNYFRMYEKISGMTGTAKTEASEFWDIYKLDVISIPPNKQNIRIDNSDVIYRTEKEKWSALVDEIEQSWKKGQPVLVGTRSIEKNEKLSGMMRRRGIPHQVLNAKFHEQEAQIISQAGKKGTVTVATNMAGRGVDIILGGNPPNLEEQQLVINAGGLHVVGTERHESRRIDNQLRGRGGRQGDPGSTRFFISLEDELMRLFGGARMSGLMERLGMKEGENIEHPWISKAIENAQRKVEAMNFDIRKQLLEYDNVMNKQREAIYSLRNEILEGEDISQQIKDMVSESIDEKIEQWAVKKHPEEWEWPSLTLWLKRVFNIDLQLTQDEILRFDRQLLKETLEEKILAVYNTREQNFGKDTMRELERMVLLHMIDTAWREHLYELDQLKKGIGLRAYGQKDPLIEYQQEAFKIFSLMMERIRESTVEYALRIQPVTETIRRTAPDTTTGTPKGAPKLKVSVNPSKVSKDIPDIAKKLGRNDPCPCGSGKKYKKCCGTNA from the coding sequence ATGCTTAATGAAATTTTAAAATCTATTTTCGGCACAAAGGATTTGAGGGTAATTAATAAACTTGGGCCCCTGGTTGAGGTTATTAATTCTTTGGAAGAAGAAATCGAAAAACTTTCAGACGAACAGCTGAAAAACAAAACTGACGAATTCAAAAAACGCCTTGCAGAAGGCGAATCTTTAAACGATATTCTCGCTGAGGCGTTTGCCTGCGCGCGGGAAGCATCTAAAAGAACAATAAAATTAAGGCATTATGACGTCCAATTGGTAGGCGGAATGGTTTTACACGAAGGTAAAATAGCCGAAATGAAAACAGGTGAAGGAAAAACCCTGGTAGCAACTCTTCCTGCTTATTTAAACGCCCTGACGGGCAAAGGCGTTCATATAGTCACGGTGAATGATTACCTGGCAAAACGTGACCCGGCCTGGATGGGGCCGGTTTTCCAGGCGCTCGGTTTAACAGTAGGATATATTCAGCATGACATGACTCCTGAAGAAAGGCAAAAAATGTACCAATGCGACATTACATACGTTACAAATAATGAAATCGGTTTTGACTACCTTCGCGACAATATGGTAATAAAAAAAGACGAAAGAGTGTTGCGCCCGATGTATTTTGCGGTAGTCGATGAAGTTGATTCAATTTTAATCGATGAAGCGCGTACGCCTCTTATTATATCGGGCCCGGCGGAAGAATCAACTGAAAAATATGTCCTTGCAAACCGTTTAGTGCCCCATTTAAGAGGGAAATTTGTAACAGATGCTGAAGAAATGGAAGCAAAATACAAAGGCATAGATTTGGCAAAAGGCTATGATTTCATAGTAGATGAAAAAGCGCATTCGGTAACGCTAACCGAGACCGGAGTGACAAAATGCGAGAGACTGCTGGGTATTGAAAATCTTTATGACGATCTGGAATCAGAGTGGGTTCATCATATAACAGCAGCTCTGCGGGCTCATAACCTTTTCAAACGCGATGTTGATTACGTTATTAAAGACGGACAAGTAATAATAGTTGACGAATTTACAGGAAGGCTGATGCCGGGCCGCAGATGGTCAGACGGGCTTCACCAGGCAGTTGAATCAAAAGAAAACCTGCGGGTTGCCGAAGAAAACCAGACATTGGCCACGATTACTTTCCAGAACTATTTCAGAATGTATGAAAAAATATCAGGAATGACAGGTACCGCTAAAACGGAAGCGTCTGAATTCTGGGATATATACAAACTTGACGTTATAAGCATCCCGCCCAACAAGCAAAACATCAGGATTGATAATTCCGACGTTATTTACCGCACGGAAAAAGAGAAATGGAGCGCGCTTGTTGACGAAATAGAACAATCCTGGAAAAAGGGCCAGCCGGTCCTTGTCGGCACAAGATCTATTGAAAAAAATGAAAAACTTTCCGGCATGATGCGCAGGCGCGGGATACCTCACCAGGTCTTAAACGCAAAATTCCACGAACAGGAAGCCCAGATAATTTCGCAGGCAGGCAAAAAGGGCACAGTGACTGTGGCTACAAATATGGCGGGAAGAGGCGTAGATATTATTCTCGGCGGCAACCCGCCGAATTTAGAAGAACAACAGCTTGTCATAAATGCCGGGGGACTCCATGTAGTAGGCACCGAACGCCATGAATCGAGGCGTATTGACAACCAGCTTCGCGGAAGAGGCGGCAGGCAGGGTGACCCGGGTTCAACAAGATTTTTTATCTCTCTTGAAGACGAACTTATGCGACTTTTCGGCGGAGCAAGAATGTCCGGGCTCATGGAACGACTTGGCATGAAGGAAGGGGAGAATATCGAACACCCCTGGATCAGCAAAGCAATAGAAAATGCGCAAAGAAAAGTTGAAGCGATGAATTTTGATATCAGAAAACAATTGCTTGAGTACGATAACGTAATGAACAAACAGAGAGAGGCTATTTACTCATTACGCAACGAAATACTTGAAGGCGAAGATATATCTCAGCAAATCAAAGATATGGTAAGCGAATCTATTGACGAAAAAATTGAGCAGTGGGCAGTTAAGAAACATCCTGAAGAATGGGAATGGCCAAGTTTAACTCTATGGCTTAAACGCGTGTTCAACATTGATTTGCAATTAACGCAGGATGAAATACTCAGGTTTGACAGGCAATTATTGAAAGAAACGCTTGAAGAAAAAATACTAGCTGTTTATAACACCCGGGAGCAAAATTTCGGCAAAGACACTATGCGCGAGCTGGAAAGAATGGTTTTGCTTCACATGATTGATACCGCTTGGCGCGAACACCTTTATGAGTTGGACCAGCTCAAGAAAGGTATTGGCCTTCGCGCTTACGGTCAGAAAGACCCTTTGATAGAATACCAGCAGGAAGCATTTAAAATTTTCAGCCTTATGATGGAACGTATTCGTGAAAGTACAGTTGAGTATGCATTGAGGATTCAACCGGTAACTGAAACTATAAGGAGAACCGCCCCTGACACGACGACAGGAACGCCTAAAGGCGCGCCAAAATTGAAAGTATCTGTAAATCCTTCAAAAGTATCAAAAGATATTCCTGACATTGCCAAGAAACTTGGTCGTAACGATCCCTGTCCCTGCGGAAGCGGGAAGAAATACAAAAAATGCTGCGGCACTAATGCTTAA
- a CDS encoding TIGR00730 family Rossman fold protein produces MKRFNQTLNHNDVHDEDTWRIFRIMAEFIDGFETLSRIKKGICFFGSARLKPNTKYYKIAEKTAYLLAKSGYSVITGGGPGVMEAANKGASAGGGKSVGLNIILPMEQKPNPFMNVMLEFRYFFVRKVMFTKYAKAFVVLPGGFGTLDEFYEAITLIQTERICPFPVILVGKEYWKDLIAWMKNSMLKENCISNCDLDIFKVVETPEEIVSIIKKNHFK; encoded by the coding sequence ATGAAAAGGTTCAATCAAACGCTTAACCATAACGACGTGCATGATGAAGATACCTGGCGCATATTCCGGATCATGGCAGAATTTATTGACGGTTTTGAAACACTTTCCAGGATAAAAAAAGGTATATGTTTTTTTGGGTCAGCCCGCCTTAAACCAAATACTAAATATTATAAAATCGCAGAGAAAACTGCATATTTGTTGGCTAAATCAGGCTATTCTGTAATTACGGGAGGCGGCCCGGGGGTAATGGAGGCTGCTAATAAAGGAGCCAGCGCGGGAGGAGGAAAATCTGTAGGCCTTAACATAATACTTCCTATGGAACAAAAACCAAATCCTTTTATGAACGTAATGCTTGAGTTCAGGTATTTTTTCGTGCGCAAGGTAATGTTCACGAAATATGCAAAAGCTTTTGTTGTTCTGCCGGGGGGCTTTGGTACTTTAGACGAGTTTTATGAAGCCATTACGCTCATCCAAACCGAAAGAATATGCCCGTTTCCGGTTATACTGGTAGGCAAAGAATACTGGAAAGACCTTATCGCCTGGATGAAAAACAGCATGCTCAAAGAAAACTGTATTTCAAATTGCGACCTGGACATATTCAAAGTTGTTGAAACTCCGGAAGAAATTGTCTCAATAATCAAAAAAAACCATTTTAAATAA
- a CDS encoding NAD-dependent epimerase/dehydratase family protein, whose product MKILVTGGAGFIGSHIVEYWQNKPNTEVLVLDNLRSGFIKNIENFKVEFIQDSITNYRALLKATKGVDYIFHLAAMISVPESILEPIECIKINAEGTINLIKAAKENNVKKIVLSSSAAMYGDNPTMPKVETMFPEPKSPYAVTKLAGEYYLSLYQNAWGVKSAACRYFNVFGPRQNPKSQYAAAVPIFISKAVKNEDVVIYGDGEQTRDFIYVKDAVQANILAAEKGSGVYNVAYGSKITINALADKIIKFCGSKSKIVHEKERLGDIKHSLADVNKIKKLGFVPTSNLDAGLKTTVAYFKSIMK is encoded by the coding sequence ATGAAAATATTAGTTACAGGAGGAGCCGGGTTTATCGGAAGCCATATTGTAGAATACTGGCAAAATAAGCCGAACACAGAAGTGCTTGTCTTGGACAATTTAAGAAGCGGGTTTATAAAAAACATAGAAAATTTCAAGGTTGAATTTATCCAGGATAGCATTACTAACTACCGCGCATTGCTTAAAGCGACAAAAGGCGTTGACTATATTTTTCACCTGGCGGCTATGATAAGCGTGCCTGAAAGTATTCTTGAACCGATTGAATGTATAAAAATAAACGCAGAAGGGACAATTAACCTGATAAAAGCAGCTAAAGAAAACAATGTTAAAAAAATAGTGCTGTCGTCATCTGCTGCAATGTACGGCGATAATCCAACGATGCCCAAAGTTGAAACCATGTTTCCAGAGCCTAAAAGCCCTTACGCGGTAACGAAATTGGCCGGCGAATATTATCTTTCGCTTTATCAAAACGCATGGGGAGTAAAAAGCGCAGCCTGCAGGTATTTCAATGTTTTCGGCCCAAGGCAGAACCCTAAATCTCAATATGCGGCCGCTGTGCCAATTTTCATTTCGAAAGCAGTTAAAAACGAAGATGTTGTAATCTATGGCGACGGCGAACAAACAAGAGATTTTATATATGTTAAAGATGCGGTACAGGCAAATATACTTGCCGCAGAAAAAGGCAGCGGGGTCTATAATGTCGCGTATGGCTCAAAAATTACGATCAATGCGCTGGCTGACAAAATCATTAAATTCTGCGGTTCTAAATCAAAAATTGTACATGAAAAAGAACGCCTGGGAGATATTAAACATTCCCTTGCAGATGTAAATAAAATTAAAAAACTTGGATTTGTTCCGACCTCAAATTTAGATGCAGGTTTAAAGACAACCGTAGCATATTTCAAATCTATAATGAAATGA
- a CDS encoding response regulator, producing MSVKTVLIVEDDKEVQTLIRFVLERDGYYIKHADTGGEALELLGIEHIGPTGKFGLTPIIPDLILLDIMLPEVDGYTILSKMAQKPELCNIPVIVVTAKPMMLDLFMMSKNVKHFFAKPFNTKLLREKVKEIVG from the coding sequence ATGTCTGTAAAAACCGTTCTAATAGTTGAAGATGATAAAGAAGTCCAAACACTTATAAGATTTGTCCTGGAAAGAGACGGTTACTATATTAAGCATGCAGATACTGGAGGCGAAGCTCTCGAACTGCTGGGCATTGAACATATCGGCCCGACTGGTAAATTTGGGTTAACCCCTATAATCCCGGATCTGATTTTGTTGGATATTATGCTGCCTGAAGTTGATGGCTATACAATTCTCAGCAAGATGGCGCAAAAACCGGAGTTATGTAATATTCCAGTAATAGTCGTTACAGCGAAACCCATGATGTTGGATTTATTCATGATGTCAAAAAACGTAAAACATTTTTTCGCAAAACCTTTTAACACTAAATTATTGAGAGAAAAAGTGAAGGAAATAGTAGGATAA
- the lysS gene encoding lysine--tRNA ligase, with the protein MQETTLPIEKLVENRKEKLDKIIASGINPYPDKFDYTHTLSAMKTEFEGLKSEESIEREIKVCGRIVARRQMGKATFFHIQDYTGKSQAYIKTDIVGQENYINFIELIDIGDFIGVTGKPFRTRTGELTVYVKSFQILSKSLRPLPEKWHGLKDVDTRYRQRYLDLISNADVKDIFVKRSKLINQIRNYLTGLGFLEVETPIIQHLAGGAIARPFKTHHNTYDMDLFLRIASELSLKMLVVGGLEKVFEIGKSFRNEGIDRQHNPEFTMIEVYQAYSNCRDMIKLTQDLLINIATTMDLKDKINIEGKPIDLTNFRIATMNELFQETFDKKVNILELVAKNCIKDFAAEVKLEMTPDTTDKKIFDHLFDQFIQPKLFNPTFVTDYPLAYSPLSKAKDEITADRFELFVACMEMANAYSELNDPEEQRKRFCSQNQKDDIHPMDEGFVMALEHGMPPCGGLGIGIDRLAMLITNSPSIREVILFPLLRT; encoded by the coding sequence ATGCAGGAAACAACACTACCGATTGAAAAATTGGTAGAGAACCGCAAAGAAAAGCTGGATAAAATTATAGCTTCAGGCATTAATCCTTATCCGGATAAATTTGATTATACCCATACACTCTCTGCCATGAAAACAGAGTTTGAAGGTTTGAAATCAGAAGAATCTATAGAGAGGGAAATTAAAGTTTGCGGTAGGATTGTTGCCCGCAGGCAAATGGGAAAAGCAACCTTCTTCCACATTCAGGATTATACAGGAAAATCACAGGCTTATATTAAAACGGACATAGTAGGGCAGGAAAATTATATAAATTTTATCGAGCTTATTGATATTGGTGATTTTATCGGAGTGACAGGAAAACCTTTCAGAACAAGAACCGGCGAACTGACCGTTTACGTAAAAAGCTTTCAAATATTATCCAAATCGCTCAGGCCTCTGCCCGAAAAATGGCACGGGCTTAAGGACGTTGATACCCGTTACAGGCAGAGATACTTGGACTTAATTTCAAACGCGGATGTAAAAGACATTTTTGTTAAACGTTCAAAGTTAATCAACCAGATAAGAAATTATTTAACCGGATTGGGTTTTCTTGAGGTCGAAACACCTATTATACAGCACCTGGCAGGCGGAGCCATTGCCAGGCCGTTTAAGACACATCATAACACTTATGATATGGATTTATTCCTGCGTATTGCGTCAGAATTGTCTCTCAAAATGCTTGTTGTCGGCGGGTTGGAAAAAGTATTTGAAATAGGAAAATCTTTCAGAAACGAAGGCATTGACCGCCAGCATAACCCTGAATTCACCATGATAGAAGTATATCAGGCCTATTCAAATTGCCGGGATATGATAAAACTGACCCAGGATTTATTGATAAACATAGCAACAACAATGGACTTAAAAGACAAAATTAATATTGAGGGAAAACCTATTGATTTAACTAATTTCAGAATAGCCACTATGAATGAATTGTTTCAGGAAACTTTTGATAAGAAAGTAAATATTCTTGAACTGGTCGCAAAAAACTGTATAAAAGATTTCGCTGCTGAAGTCAAACTGGAAATGACGCCGGATACAACAGATAAAAAGATTTTCGATCATCTTTTTGATCAATTTATACAGCCAAAACTTTTCAACCCGACTTTTGTCACGGATTATCCTCTTGCCTATTCGCCTCTTTCAAAAGCGAAGGATGAAATTACTGCAGACAGGTTCGAATTATTTGTAGCCTGCATGGAGATGGCCAACGCATATTCAGAGTTAAATGACCCCGAAGAACAAAGAAAACGCTTCTGCAGCCAGAACCAGAAAGACGATATCCATCCCATGGATGAGGGTTTCGTTATGGCTCTTGAGCACGGTATGCCGCCTTGCGGCGGATTAGGAATAGGAATAGACAGGCTTGCAATGCTGATAACAAACTCTCCCTCTATACGTGAAGTTATATTATTCCCATTGCTTAGAACTTAA
- the lnt gene encoding apolipoprotein N-acyltransferase, with protein MLNFFLQTLTGILLFLCFPKSNLFFLAWISLIPLLFTIQKAKPAKAFFAGLTSGVVFYCGYLYWFVPTFTAAGESWLLGLLVLLLLSIYLSIYLGVFCFVVNYFKSIGIVFSLFCASLWVVLEYLRGHLFGGIPGGILGYSQCSFLPVIQIGDITGVYGVSFSIVLVNSCIFQLMRESNLKYKIGNFAFSSAIFLFCLVYGLFHLSTSQLTPSNSSTSVKVSILQGNIDQYKKWDQKFANEIIGVYDKLAKDVVKIEKPDLIVWPESSVPGFLLEEKYFSKWACDLAKETRTFHLIGSADYKEGKYFNSAILISSEGKLAAKYDKMHLVPFGETIPLKSFLSKYIKVVNELGDFTSGKNYTVFDLPIGADLKPVKFSSNICFEAIFPELIRKFKGQEFIINLTNDAWYLRTSAPYEHFSFNVFRAIENRKPVIRCANTGISGHIDSCGRIISKTVIFTTAAQTYIIHPNQTVSFYSRFGDVFILFCALMTIIPFAKSKHHEYS; from the coding sequence ATGCTTAATTTTTTTCTCCAAACACTTACAGGAATACTGCTTTTTCTATGCTTCCCAAAATCAAACCTTTTTTTTCTTGCTTGGATTTCGCTCATTCCGCTATTATTTACAATTCAAAAAGCTAAACCCGCTAAAGCCTTTTTTGCCGGGTTGACTTCCGGTGTGGTTTTTTACTGCGGTTATCTATACTGGTTTGTGCCAACTTTCACCGCGGCCGGCGAATCCTGGTTGCTGGGTTTACTTGTGCTTTTATTGCTTTCGATTTATTTGTCAATTTATTTGGGTGTTTTCTGTTTTGTTGTCAATTATTTTAAATCAATAGGAATTGTTTTCAGTTTATTTTGTGCTTCTCTTTGGGTAGTCTTAGAATATTTACGCGGTCATCTTTTCGGCGGAATTCCAGGAGGTATTCTTGGGTATTCTCAATGTAGTTTTCTGCCGGTAATTCAAATAGGCGATATCACAGGAGTTTATGGTGTTTCTTTTTCAATTGTATTGGTGAATTCATGCATTTTTCAATTGATGCGTGAAAGTAATTTAAAATATAAAATTGGAAATTTTGCATTTTCTTCGGCTATTTTTCTTTTTTGTTTAGTTTACGGACTTTTTCACTTATCAACTTCTCAGCTTACGCCTAGCAACTCATCAACCTCAGTTAAGGTTTCCATACTACAAGGCAATATCGACCAATATAAAAAATGGGACCAGAAATTTGCAAATGAAATAATTGGCGTTTATGATAAGCTGGCAAAAGATGTAGTCAAAATAGAAAAACCTGACCTGATTGTTTGGCCGGAATCTTCCGTTCCAGGATTTTTACTTGAAGAAAAATATTTTTCAAAATGGGCCTGCGATTTAGCTAAAGAAACCAGGACTTTCCATCTAATTGGTTCGGCGGATTATAAAGAAGGCAAATATTTCAATTCAGCAATTCTAATTTCTTCCGAAGGAAAGTTAGCAGCAAAATATGACAAAATGCATCTTGTGCCTTTTGGGGAAACTATTCCGCTAAAATCATTTCTCTCAAAATACATAAAAGTTGTAAATGAGTTAGGGGATTTTACATCAGGAAAAAATTATACGGTTTTTGATTTGCCGATTGGCGCTGATTTAAAACCTGTTAAATTTTCAAGCAATATTTGTTTTGAAGCGATTTTCCCGGAACTTATAAGAAAATTCAAAGGACAGGAATTTATTATTAATTTAACCAATGATGCGTGGTATTTGAGGACATCAGCTCCGTACGAGCATTTCTCATTCAATGTTTTCCGTGCAATAGAAAACAGAAAGCCGGTTATACGTTGTGCAAATACCGGTATTTCCGGGCATATTGATTCCTGCGGCAGAATAATCAGCAAAACAGTAATTTTTACCACCGCTGCCCAAACATACATCATACACCCAAACCAAACTGTTTCATTTTACTCTCGCTTTGGTGACGTTTTTATTCTTTTTTGTGCTCTAATGACAATTATTCCTTTTGCAAAATCAAAACATCATGAATACTCATAA
- a CDS encoding response regulator, whose translation MKKILVVEDEELLSEIFATALKKCGFDLSVANNAAQALEYLAQTQPDLMLLDMKLPDASGLSVLQRTREKYPKLPVIICTAFDQAKLEQTIGINALIHTASDYLVKPVKLQDLTAKVKDILVTK comes from the coding sequence ATGAAAAAGATACTTGTTGTCGAAGACGAAGAACTTTTAAGTGAAATATTCGCTACTGCGCTAAAAAAATGCGGTTTTGACTTATCAGTGGCAAATAATGCAGCACAGGCGCTTGAATACCTCGCGCAAACACAACCCGACCTGATGTTGCTTGATATGAAACTTCCGGATGCCAGCGGATTGAGCGTATTACAAAGAACACGCGAAAAATACCCAAAACTTCCTGTAATCATATGCACTGCTTTTGACCAGGCAAAACTTGAACAAACAATCGGAATCAATGCCTTGATTCATACTGCATCTGATTATTTGGTCAAACCTGTAAAACTTCAGGATTTAACTGCAAAAGTAAAAGATATTCTGGTAACAAAATAA
- a CDS encoding response regulator: MEKNKTILVLENLDSFMEIMSAALKNQGYRIIPAASVKEARLMIKDKTVDLAILDMKLPEETGLEYSKELKKTHPGLPVIFCTGYMDQASMSEIDSTQVVDLLIKPFPLPELKKRVQEILGI, from the coding sequence ATGGAAAAAAACAAAACGATACTTGTTCTTGAGAACCTTGATTCTTTCATGGAAATTATGAGCGCAGCATTAAAAAACCAGGGATACCGTATTATTCCGGCAGCTAGTGTTAAAGAAGCCAGGCTTATGATAAAAGATAAAACAGTTGACCTGGCAATTCTTGACATGAAACTTCCTGAAGAAACAGGCCTTGAGTATTCAAAAGAACTAAAAAAAACTCACCCTGGGCTTCCGGTGATATTCTGCACCGGTTATATGGACCAGGCATCTATGAGTGAAATCGATTCTACCCAAGTGGTTGATTTGCTTATTAAGCCTTTTCCTTTGCCTGAGTTAAAAAAGAGAGTACAGGAAATCCTCGGAATCTAG